In a genomic window of Chloroflexota bacterium:
- a CDS encoding uroporphyrinogen decarboxylase family protein, giving the protein MKKLLTSKERVLVSFARQEPDHVPVNYFSNPGIDGRLKKHFGLRAGDDEGLRRALGVDFRSVDVPYLGPQLFDDLPGRQVDIMGVHRQWIENPHGGYWDYVDFPLKDAALAEIEAWPMPDPDHFDYGNVAAQCREWQQYCLVVGNAGLGDFINSTGFLRSMEQVLIDLITDEPACLAYFDKKLAFQLALTERILDAAGGRIDLLWMGEDLGTQRGPLISKALYRKHIRPRHQRVVDLAKAYDLPVVIHSCGSSSWAFDDFIEMGISVVDTLQPEVKEMAPAYLKATYGDRLAFHGCISTAGPVAYGTVAETVENVRQTLATMMPGGGYALSPTHQLQDNSPTENVIAMYEAAQRHGWY; this is encoded by the coding sequence ATGAAAAAACTCCTGACATCCAAAGAACGGGTTCTTGTATCCTTCGCGCGTCAGGAACCGGATCATGTGCCGGTCAACTACTTCAGCAATCCAGGTATCGACGGGCGGTTAAAAAAACACTTTGGCCTGCGAGCCGGCGACGACGAAGGGCTGCGCCGGGCGTTGGGGGTGGATTTCCGCAGCGTTGACGTGCCCTATCTGGGTCCCCAACTGTTCGACGACCTGCCTGGCCGGCAGGTTGATATCATGGGCGTGCATCGCCAGTGGATCGAGAATCCCCACGGGGGATACTGGGACTACGTCGATTTTCCCCTCAAGGATGCAGCGTTGGCAGAGATCGAGGCCTGGCCAATGCCCGATCCCGACCATTTCGACTACGGAAACGTGGCTGCCCAGTGCCGGGAATGGCAGCAGTACTGCCTGGTGGTGGGCAATGCCGGGTTGGGCGATTTCATCAATAGCACCGGATTCCTGCGCAGCATGGAGCAGGTACTGATCGACTTGATCACAGACGAGCCCGCTTGCCTGGCCTATTTCGACAAGAAGCTGGCCTTCCAGTTGGCACTGACCGAGCGCATCCTGGACGCGGCCGGCGGGCGCATCGACCTGTTGTGGATGGGGGAAGATCTGGGAACCCAGCGCGGTCCGCTGATCAGCAAAGCGCTCTATCGCAAGCACATCCGGCCGCGCCACCAGCGGGTGGTCGATCTTGCCAAGGCCTACGACCTGCCGGTGGTCATTCATTCCTGCGGTTCCAGCAGCTGGGCCTTCGATGATTTCATCGAGATGGGCATCAGCGTAGTGGATACCCTTCAGCCAGAGGTGAAAGAGATGGCACCGGCCTATCTGAAAGCCACCTATGGGGACCGGCTGGCCTTTCACGGCTGCATTTCCACGGCCGGCCCCGTCGCTTACGGCACGGTTGCCGAAACGGTTGAAAACGTGCGCCAGACGCTGGCAACCATGATGCCCGGCGGGGGCTACGCGCTGTCGCCGACCCACCAGCTGCAGGATAATTCGCCCACAGAGAACGTGATCGCGATGTATGAGGCGGCACAGCGGCACGGATGGTATTGA
- a CDS encoding L-fucose/L-arabinose isomerase family protein, with protein sequence MMDKHVARLEAMGCQVIFGGLVDRAERSNEVGDLFAREQVDLIIGEIMTYTASHMLVPIAQRNIAPYLTLALQMVPTVDYERVNTEDFTLIGAAMTAPEVSCAFNRCRLPFNCIVGGEFQDKVWVQVREWIEAAAVRRALMNSRLGYLGHYYPGMLDMYTDFTMHQGYLGTHVEIVEMCDLADRIASVSEAQIDAKVAEARDLFFMPEPGDDPVTEKVDPEELCWAARVAVAEDKLVEDFALDGLAYYYGGWNDNEYERIAAAMILGNSILTARGIPCAGEADLKTCAAMFIMEHFDAGGSFCELYVLDFEGGFVVAGHDGPGHIGIGDKKPILRGMKLFHGKAGRGVSVEFNVKNGPVTMLGLTQTGDGQFKFIAAQGESVPGPILQIGNTNTRVKFGNMAPDEFGQAWTETGSTHHFALGVGHQLGKIEKLAKILDIDLDVVCR encoded by the coding sequence ATGATGGACAAACATGTTGCCCGGCTGGAGGCCATGGGCTGCCAGGTCATCTTCGGCGGCCTGGTGGATCGGGCCGAGCGCAGCAACGAGGTGGGCGATCTGTTCGCCCGCGAGCAAGTGGACCTGATCATCGGTGAGATCATGACGTACACTGCGTCCCACATGCTGGTGCCCATCGCGCAGCGCAACATCGCGCCTTATCTGACCCTGGCCCTGCAGATGGTTCCCACCGTGGATTATGAACGGGTCAACACGGAGGATTTCACCCTGATCGGGGCAGCCATGACAGCGCCGGAGGTGTCTTGCGCCTTCAATCGCTGCCGCCTGCCCTTCAACTGCATCGTGGGCGGGGAATTCCAGGACAAGGTGTGGGTGCAGGTGCGGGAATGGATCGAGGCTGCGGCTGTGCGGCGTGCGCTCATGAACAGCCGCCTGGGCTATCTGGGCCACTACTATCCGGGCATGTTGGACATGTACACCGATTTCACCATGCATCAAGGCTATCTTGGCACCCACGTCGAGATCGTAGAGATGTGCGATCTGGCCGACCGAATAGCCAGCGTCAGCGAGGCGCAGATCGACGCCAAGGTGGCGGAAGCCCGCGACCTGTTTTTCATGCCCGAGCCTGGCGATGATCCCGTCACTGAGAAGGTGGACCCTGAGGAGCTGTGCTGGGCTGCTCGTGTGGCCGTCGCTGAGGACAAACTGGTCGAGGATTTCGCCCTGGATGGCCTGGCCTACTATTACGGGGGCTGGAACGACAACGAGTATGAGCGTATCGCCGCGGCCATGATCCTGGGCAACTCGATCCTCACGGCCCGTGGCATTCCCTGTGCAGGGGAAGCGGACTTGAAGACCTGCGCAGCCATGTTTATCATGGAGCACTTCGACGCCGGCGGGTCCTTCTGCGAGCTGTATGTGCTCGATTTCGAGGGCGGATTCGTGGTGGCGGGCCACGACGGGCCGGGCCACATCGGCATCGGCGATAAAAAGCCGATCCTGCGCGGCATGAAGCTTTTCCACGGCAAGGCGGGCCGCGGCGTCTCGGTGGAGTTCAACGTCAAAAACGGGCCTGTGACCATGTTGGGATTGACCCAGACGGGCGATGGGCAGTTCAAATTCATCGCCGCCCAGGGGGAGTCGGTGCCGGGTCCCATCCTGCAGATCGGCAACACCAATACCCGCGTGAAGTTCGGCAACATGGCTCCCGACGAGTTTGGCCAGGCCTGGACCGAGACCGGTTCCACCCATCACTTCGCCCTGGGTGTGGGGCATCAGTTGGGAAAGATCGAAAAACTGGCGAAGATACTGGATATCGATTTGGATGTGGTATGCCGTTGA
- a CDS encoding uroporphyrinogen decarboxylase family protein has protein sequence MNHLERFFAVMAYQPVDRVPNWEAGVWPQTAERWEREGLDPSTMHWHWFPGEATIGLDPREFIAFSREMIPPFDEKILDEDEKTITFIDAQGRTRRGLKAGSIGGARMSMDQYIEHPVRSMSDWLAIKRRLDPIDQKRYEPYWQVFRVEGWQKRHYPLIFGPNTATPGFYWQARELMGTEGLSFAWYDQPALVHDIMEHIAYFLIEAARPVLAQTTVDYICLAEDLAMKTAPLLSPATFREFIFPRLRRVIDFFKSNGVRYICVDTDGNPEVLIPMMLDAGVDALWPLERTANQDPVRLRQVFGPSLRLWGGVDKRVLTQGSAAIDEHLRTLQPLIEQGGFIPTVDHTVPPDVSWSNFQHYMASKDKLLRGEL, from the coding sequence ATGAACCACCTGGAGCGTTTCTTCGCCGTCATGGCGTACCAGCCCGTGGACCGGGTGCCCAACTGGGAGGCCGGCGTGTGGCCGCAGACGGCTGAACGCTGGGAGAGGGAGGGCCTCGATCCGAGCACGATGCACTGGCACTGGTTCCCCGGCGAAGCGACCATCGGCCTCGATCCCCGGGAGTTCATCGCTTTCAGCCGGGAGATGATCCCTCCTTTCGATGAAAAAATCCTGGACGAGGATGAGAAGACCATCACCTTCATCGATGCCCAGGGCCGAACCCGCCGGGGGTTGAAGGCGGGATCCATCGGTGGAGCGCGCATGAGCATGGATCAATACATCGAGCATCCCGTGCGCAGCATGTCCGATTGGCTGGCGATAAAAAGGCGCCTCGATCCCATTGACCAGAAGCGCTACGAACCCTACTGGCAGGTTTTCCGAGTGGAGGGCTGGCAGAAACGTCACTACCCCCTGATCTTCGGCCCAAACACGGCTACCCCCGGCTTCTACTGGCAGGCCAGGGAGTTGATGGGCACCGAGGGGCTATCTTTTGCCTGGTACGACCAGCCCGCCCTGGTCCACGACATCATGGAACACATTGCCTACTTCCTGATAGAGGCGGCCCGGCCGGTGTTGGCGCAGACGACGGTGGATTATATCTGCCTGGCCGAGGACCTGGCAATGAAGACAGCGCCTCTCCTCAGCCCGGCCACCTTCCGGGAATTCATTTTTCCGCGGCTGCGGCGGGTGATCGACTTCTTCAAGTCCAATGGCGTCCGTTACATCTGCGTCGATACGGACGGCAATCCTGAGGTGTTGATTCCCATGATGCTGGATGCAGGGGTCGATGCCCTGTGGCCGTTGGAACGCACCGCGAACCAGGATCCTGTTCGACTGCGCCAGGTCTTCGGGCCTTCGCTGCGACTGTGGGGCGGTGTGGACAAGCGGGTGCTGACCCAGGGATCAGCAGCCATCGACGAGCATCTGCGAACGCTCCAGCCGTTGATCGAGCAGGGCGGATTCATCCCCACCGTCGATCACACCGTCCCGCCGGACGTGAGCTGGTCCAACTTCCAGCACTACATGGCCAGCAAAGACAAGCTCCTGCGAGGTGAGCTGTGA
- a CDS encoding sugar phosphate isomerase/epimerase, with protein sequence MKLGANSVLFGGYDMETAFKYIAMAGYDGIELSAIQGMSEHLVLDRWRELVPEIKQLKKTYGLELLAMEQPSQDPTIMEAAFQAAAELGIPVVNCGPGGKMGDEGSFQRGVESLGKLADLAERYGVTLCVKAHVGACIHDTPSTQRAMAAISSPAFGIDMDPSHIHRAGENPVTAVAAVISRVKHIHIRDCKGRQQGPGRPEDQANGRGDIDLVGYLRVLHEHGYEGPVNLEVIGARECSLEQCCVIAAEARGHMQACLQACERRISLPVPNLDKPEERRFTQTFGADSR encoded by the coding sequence ATGAAACTTGGCGCCAATTCCGTTCTGTTCGGCGGTTACGATATGGAGACTGCCTTCAAGTACATTGCCATGGCCGGTTATGATGGCATTGAGCTGTCAGCCATTCAGGGCATGAGCGAGCATCTGGTGCTGGATCGCTGGCGCGAGCTCGTACCAGAGATCAAACAGTTGAAAAAAACATATGGCCTGGAACTGCTGGCCATGGAGCAGCCCTCGCAGGACCCAACTATCATGGAGGCCGCGTTCCAAGCAGCCGCAGAGCTGGGCATCCCTGTGGTGAATTGCGGGCCGGGCGGTAAGATGGGCGACGAGGGCAGCTTCCAGCGCGGCGTCGAATCGCTGGGAAAGCTGGCTGATCTGGCGGAGCGCTACGGCGTCACACTATGCGTCAAGGCCCACGTGGGCGCGTGTATCCACGATACGCCAAGCACCCAGCGAGCCATGGCTGCCATCAGCTCACCAGCTTTCGGCATCGACATGGACCCTTCCCACATCCACCGAGCCGGCGAAAACCCGGTGACGGCGGTGGCAGCGGTCATCTCGCGGGTAAAACATATCCACATCCGGGATTGTAAGGGGCGCCAGCAGGGTCCGGGCAGGCCGGAGGACCAGGCCAACGGCCGCGGCGACATCGACCTGGTGGGCTATCTGCGGGTGCTGCACGAGCATGGCTACGAAGGCCCGGTGAACCTGGAGGTCATCGGCGCGCGGGAGTGTTCGCTGGAACAATGCTGCGTGATCGCGGCTGAGGCACGCGGTCATATGCAGGCGTGTTTGCAGGCCTGCGAGCGGCGGATCAGCCTCCCGGTCCCTAACCTGGACAAGCCAGAGGAGCGCAGATTTACGCAGACCTTCGGCGCAGATTCACGCTGA